TTCTTACAGAAAGCACCTGAGTTTTCCCGGTGCCTGGTCCGGCCAGTACAACAACATGTTCTTTAATGTTGTCAACAACTGCTTTTTGTTTATCATTTAACTGGTTATAATAATTGCTGTACATGACTTAATATATTAACATAAAACTGGGACACAATAAAGAAAGCCCGTTTATATTTGCCATTGCGAATCCCGAATGCTTTCGGGATGAAGCAATCTCATCTTTTTGAATTTTTATATTGTAGGGGCGGGGCTTGCCTCCGCCCTTTTTCCTTTTGTCTATTTTTATTGAGGTTTTAAGTAATTTGAGGTAAGGTAATATTAAAGCAGAAGTAATTGTTCAATAGTGTATTTTAAAAGAACTTTTATGATATAAAGAATTAGTATGAAAAAGAAGTTGGAAATAAATACCACACTATACACAGACGTAAAAAAGCTGATTGAAAGTGCCCGCACTGCTGTTGCACAGACAATTAATGTCGGTCTTACGATGCTTTACTGGAATATTGGTAAAAGAATTAATGATGAGATTTTAAAAAATAAGAGAGCTGATTACGGCAAACAAATTTTCTCTACGCTGTCGCACAAATTGACAGAGGAATATGGCAAAGGATTTTCTCGTTCAGCATTAACCAGAATGTGTTTATTTAATGAAAAGTTTCCTGATCTCAAGATTGTTGCGACGCTGTCGCACAAATTAAGTTGGTCACATTTTATTGAAATTTTACCTCTCAGCAATGAACTCCAACAAGATTTCTATGCTCAAATGTGCCGGATTGAACAGTGGAGTGTCCGTACGCTGAGGAAAAAGATTGATTCCATGCTGTTTGAACGGACAGCTATCTCTAAAAAACCAGAGGAATTGGCAAAACTTGAACTAAAAAATCTACAGGAGAATGACAAGGTAACTCCTGATTTGGTATTCAGGAGTCCTTATATTCTTGATTTTTTAAACCTGAAAGACACCTATCAAGAAAAAGACTTAGAGAAAGCCATACTAAATAAAATAGAGCAGTTTATTCTTGAACTTGGCAAAGGTTTTACGTTCGTAGAACGGCAAAAAAGAATGATAATTGATGATAAAGACTTTTATCTTGATATGCTGTTTTATCATCGCAAACTCAAGCGGCTTGTTGCTATTGAATTAAAGCTAGGTAAATTTAAGGCTTCATACAAAGGGCAGATGGAGCTTTATTTGAAATGGCTGGGAAAATATGAAATGGAAGAAGACGAAGATCTGCCTATTGGTTTGATATTATGTGCGGAAGGGAGCAAAGAGCAAATTGAACTGTTGCAACTTGAAGAAAGCAATATCAAAGTTGCTGAATATATTACTAAAATTTTACCAAAGAAGTTATTAAAAGAAAAACTGCATCAATTCTATCTGCAAAGTAAGAGTTTGATTGAAAATAGGGACAGGTGTTGAATAATAAGAAATTTCCGAAAAATTTTGGTTTGCAAAAAGTCGCTGTTCCTATTTTTTTACCCATATCATATACTATGAGTTGATTTCATTGTATGACCAAATTATTCGGCAAATAAAAGTTAAAGGATGAGTAGAATACGATGCCATACCGTCCCCCAATTTTACCTAAAGTATTTTCTCATACCTAATTCTAACCTCTTTTGGGTATATGATAAGAAAGACTCCACTGCCAGAGAACAGTCCCCCATCAATACTACCGTAATAGGTGACTATTATTTATCTTCATCAGATAAAGAAGGTAATAAAGATACGAGAATGGAAGACTTTTTTTCTGTGCTGGAGGATAGGACTAAACCATTATTTGATGCGTGGATATCTAATCCATTCAAATGGTCTGAAGATGATAAATCTTTAATTGCGATATTCTTATCTTTTATGTATACACGAGCTCCGAGAACAATTGAGTTAACAAAAGAAATGGGTGCTGTTGGTATTAATTATCGTCTTGATAAGTTAAAGGATGTTGCAAATGACGCAGGAAAATTTAAAAAGCTATATGAAGATTTTTGTGCTAGCAAAGAAGGG
The DNA window shown above is from bacterium and carries:
- a CDS encoding PDDEXK nuclease domain-containing protein, whose amino-acid sequence is MKKKLEINTTLYTDVKKLIESARTAVAQTINVGLTMLYWNIGKRINDEILKNKRADYGKQIFSTLSHKLTEEYGKGFSRSALTRMCLFNEKFPDLKIVATLSHKLSWSHFIEILPLSNELQQDFYAQMCRIEQWSVRTLRKKIDSMLFERTAISKKPEELAKLELKNLQENDKVTPDLVFRSPYILDFLNLKDTYQEKDLEKAILNKIEQFILELGKGFTFVERQKRMIIDDKDFYLDMLFYHRKLKRLVAIELKLGKFKASYKGQMELYLKWLGKYEMEEDEDLPIGLILCAEGSKEQIELLQLEESNIKVAEYITKILPKKLLKEKLHQFYLQSKSLIENRDRC